In Lineus longissimus chromosome 7, tnLinLong1.2, whole genome shotgun sequence, a genomic segment contains:
- the LOC135491104 gene encoding haloacid dehalogenase-like hydrolase domain-containing 5 has protein sequence MASVLGVRNKVLPVIEATLPHFRRCRKRGRLANICQNFCSGGSHDMQEPQFGFLFDIDGVMVRGRKVLPSARSALRLLTDGHGHFRVPTIFVTNAGNTLRQNKASQLSEWLGIEIQPQQVVMSHSPLKMFTQFFDKHVLVSGQGPVLEIAHNLGFQRVTTIEALRHRFPNLDVVDHRRRKAPPCAFEKYFPRIDALLLFGEPIRWETNLQLLVDVLLTNGQPSQAPQSISKPHIPVLACNMDLFWMAEACMPRYGHGTFMLCLESLYRKITGNELKYTALVGKPSELTYHHSEFVLTQQAREMGIEAPIRTVYCIGDNPETDIYGANLYNRYLRSQLTRRRKKSQQGGGVRETSIRSVADILDWENDYGTVESFESILVFTGVYSSNNDYNPNDGVNFNHRDFLLYPELKKPTHEANNVLEAVKLVYEREGFS, from the exons ATGGCATCTGTTTTGGGAGTTAGAAACAAAGTTTTACCTGTGATTGAGGCAACTTTACCACATTTCAGACGATGCAGAAAACGTGGAAGACTTGCAAATATATGTCAAAATTTTTGTTCTGGC GGATCACATGACATGCAGGAGCCTcaatttggatttttattcGACATTGACGGCGTTATGGTACGGGGACGCAAGGTCTTGCCATCAGCTCGATCGGCGCTGCGATTATTGACGGACGGACATGGACATTTCCGAGTTCcaacaatttttgtcacaaatgCTGGCAATACCCTGCGACAGAATAAAGCATCGCAGTTGTCCGAATGGTTGGGTATTGAG ATCCAGCCACAACAAGTTGTGATGTCGCACAGCCCCCTGAAGATGTTCACGCAATTTTTCGACAAACATGTCTTAGTTTCTGGTCAAGGTCCTGTTCTAGAAATCGCTCACAACCTAGGATTTCAACGAGTCACAACAATCGAAGCGCTCCGGCATCGGTTCCCGAATTTGGATGTGGTGGATCACAGGCGACGGAAAGCTCCA CCATGcgcatttgaaaaatatttcccCAGAATAGATG ctcTACTTCTCTTCGGAGAGCCAATCCGATGGGAGACGAACCTGCAGCTCCTTGTCGATGTGCTACTCACCAATGGGCAGCCAAGTCAAGCGCCACAGAGTATCAGCAAACCCCATATACCCGTGCTAGCCTGTAATATGGACCTATTCTGGATGGCTGAGGCGTGTATGCCCAGATATGGCCACGGGACATTCATGTTATGCCTGGAGAGTTTATACCGG AAAATCACGGGTAATGAACTGAAGTACACAGCCCTCGTTGGTAAACCTAGCGAACTAACGTATCACCATTCTGAATTCGTCCTGACACAGCAAGCTAGGGAAATGGGCATCGAGGCTCCTATACGAACAGTCTACTGTATAGG TGATAATCCAGAGACTGACATCTACGGTGCCAATCTCTACAACCGTTATCTTAGAAGTCAATTGACGAGACGGAGAAAGAAATCGCAGCAAGGTGGCGGTGTACGCGAAACTAGTATACGAAGTGTGGCAGACATTTTGGATTGGGAAAATGACTATGGAACGGTTGAGAGTTTTGAATCAATTCTGGTCTTCACCGGTGTCTACAGCTCTAATAACGACTATAATCCCAACGATGGAGTAAATTTTAACCACCGCGATTTCCTATTGTATCCAGAATTAAAAAAGCCCACCCACGAGGCGAATAATGTCCTTGAAGCGGTGAAATTAGTCTATGAACGTGAAGGTTTCAGCTGA
- the LOC135491179 gene encoding uncharacterized protein LOC135491179, with the protein MPAAVSEYERIRLKNIEDNKRILAELGLMNPFGPLPKIIKKTVKRSRPSSATPPAAKKRRVDEEDANKSYGSVHGSRRKSARFQGKEPKSPSEMKDDIENEEEDEDYKPRLRVPAGRENVFGAILGIEIGTTWEMRLECCVAGVHRPTVSGIHGGPDGAYSIALSGGYEDDIDMGEFFTYTGQGGRDLRGTSAKPKNLRTAPQSKDQVLAHGNLALSKNVDNGHPVRVIRGYKSRSRYAPDWGYRYDGLYSVEKAWFTTGLSGFGVWKFALRRLKDQAPPPWEYDEKTKEEMCSQDSGVVSDKSDAGSETPDPPSQESEKILAQDGDDAASVTSNGSDKETGTTKAQEHDGETDDTSKQCENQLENEDEVEDQKSMLPDDGKQSNDEKNAATEDDDSESKEKSSEDEVPMDESNSNAEERETEDDVAKDSKIEEIELNNNEGKVKDLNSFEKSAVDGTAE; encoded by the exons ATGCCGGCTGCAGTTAGCGAATATGAACGAATTCGACTTAAGAACATTGAGGACAACAAAAGGATACTGGCAGAGCTTGGATTGATGAATCCT tttGGTCCTTTGCCAAAAATTATCAAGAAAACTGTCAAGAGATCCAGGCCGTCGTCTGCTACGCCCCCCGCTGCAAAGAAACGTCGGGTAGATGAGGAGGACGCAAATAAAAGTTATGGCTCAGTACATGGTTCAAGACGAAAATCGGCAAGATTTCAAGGAAAG GAGCCCAAGTCGCCATCTGAGATGAAAGAtgatattgaaaatgaagaagaagatgaagactaTAAGCCAAGACTGCGAGTTCCTGCTGGCAGGGAGAATGTCTTCGGTGCAATACTAG GAATTGAGATTGGTACCACTTGGGAAATGAGGCTGGAGTGTTGTGTTGCTGGTGTCCATCGTCCAACGGTGTCGGGCATCCATGGCGGTCCGGATGGGGCCTACTCCATTGCCCTGAGTGGTGGCTATGAGGACGACATCGACATGGGAGAATTCTTCACCTACACTGGGCAAG GCGGCCGTGACTTAAGGGGAACTAGTGCTAAACCAAAG AATTTGCGCACCGCCCCGCAGTCCAAAGATCAGGTGTTGGCCCATGGCAACTTGGCGCTGAGCAAAAATGTAGATAACGGCCACCCTGTTCGCGTGATTCGAGGATACAAATCACGGAGTCGGTATGCTCCTGATTGGGGCTATCGATACGATG GCTTGTACAGTGTTGAAAAGGCGTGGTTCACTACTGGGTTGTCGGGCTTTGGCGTGTGGAAGTTTGCCCTGCGGAGGCTCAAGGACCAGGCACCACCACCATGGGAGTATGATGAGAAG ACTAAAGAAGAGATGTGCAGCCAGGACTCTGGTGTTGTGTCTGACAAGAGTGATGCCGGGTCTGAAACCCCTGATCCACCATCCCAGGAATCTGAAAAGATACTGGCACAGGATGGCGATGATGCGGCGTCTGTGACATCCAATGGATCAGATAAGGAGACAGGAACGACAAAGGCACAGGAGCATGATGGGGAGACTGACGATACCAGTAAGCAGTGTGAGAATCAATTGGAAAATGAAGACGAGGTTGAAGACCAGAAAAGCATGCTACCAGATGATGGTAAACAGAGTAATGATGAGAAAAATGCAGCTACCGAAGATGATGATTCTGAATCCAAAG AAAAGTCATCCGAGGACGAAGTCCCAATGGATGAATCAAATTCAAATGCTGAGGAACGTGAAACAGAAGATGACGTGGCAAAGGATTCAAAAATAGAGGAAATCGAGTTGAATAATAACGAGGGCAAAGTAAAAGATCTCAATTCTTTCGAGAAGTCGGCTGTGGACGGAACTGCAGAGTAG